In the Flavobacterium acetivorans genome, one interval contains:
- a CDS encoding alpha/beta fold hydrolase, whose translation MENKLNPVTIKNFTTESGVLYPAINLTFEVFGPTLNTAPIVLVNHALTGNSSVVGIDGWWNDLIGDNKTIDTNKYTIIAFNIPGNGYDETIIDNYLDFKARDIARLFIQGLQFLKIDQLYALIGGSVGGGIAWEMVALEPKITKHLIPIATDWKSTDWLIANCFLQEQILNNSSKPIEDARTHAMLCYRTPESFKEKFQRTKNEELAIFNVESWLLHHGEKLQKRFQLSSYKMMNQLLKTIDVSRGTASFEILASRIEASVHIIGIDSDLFFTAKENKETYQQLKKLNLEVSYQEIKSVHGHDAFLIEYEQLNNLLADIF comes from the coding sequence TTGGAAAATAAACTCAATCCTGTTACCATAAAAAATTTCACCACCGAAAGTGGCGTTCTTTATCCTGCCATAAACTTAACTTTTGAGGTTTTTGGACCAACGTTAAATACTGCCCCAATCGTTTTGGTCAACCACGCCTTAACCGGAAATTCCAGCGTTGTAGGAATAGATGGCTGGTGGAATGATTTAATTGGGGACAATAAAACCATAGACACCAATAAATACACCATAATTGCTTTTAACATACCGGGCAATGGTTATGATGAAACTATTATAGATAATTATTTGGATTTTAAGGCCAGAGACATCGCTAGATTGTTTATTCAAGGGCTTCAGTTTTTAAAAATTGATCAATTGTATGCTTTAATTGGCGGTTCAGTTGGTGGCGGAATTGCTTGGGAAATGGTCGCTTTGGAACCAAAAATCACCAAGCATTTGATTCCTATTGCGACCGATTGGAAATCGACTGACTGGTTGATTGCCAATTGTTTTTTACAAGAACAAATATTAAATAATTCCAGTAAACCTATCGAGGACGCCAGAACACACGCCATGTTGTGTTACCGCACGCCTGAATCTTTCAAAGAAAAATTTCAAAGAACCAAAAACGAAGAATTAGCCATTTTTAATGTCGAAAGCTGGCTGCTTCATCATGGAGAAAAACTACAAAAAAGATTTCAGCTGTCATCTTATAAAATGATGAACCAATTGCTTAAAACAATTGATGTTAGCAGAGGAACAGCTTCATTTGAGATTTTGGCTTCCAGAATCGAAGCTTCCGTTCACATTATAGGGATTGATTCAGATTTGTTTTTTACAGCAAAAGAAAATAAAGAAACCTATCAGCAATTAAAGAAACTTAATCTAGAAGTTTCTTATCAGGAAATTAAATCAGTACACGGGCACGACGCCTTTTTGATTGAATACGAACAATTAAATAATTTACTTGCCGATATTTTTTAA
- a CDS encoding deoxynucleoside kinase, producing MHIAVAGNIGSGKTTLTRLLAKHFKWEPHFEDVVDNPYLDDFYHQMERWSFNLQIYFLNSRFRQVMQIRESGKKIIQDRTIYEDAHIFAPNLYSMGLMTNRDFQNYSSLFELMESTVKAPDLLIYLRSSIPNLVGQIHKRGREYESTISIDYLSRLNERYEAWIHTYDRGKLLIIDVDNINFVDKPEDLGNIISRIDAEINGLF from the coding sequence ATGCACATAGCAGTAGCAGGGAATATAGGTTCAGGTAAAACAACTTTAACGCGTTTATTAGCAAAACATTTCAAATGGGAGCCTCATTTTGAAGACGTGGTAGACAATCCTTATTTGGATGATTTCTATCACCAAATGGAGCGTTGGTCTTTTAATTTACAAATCTACTTCTTGAACAGTCGCTTTCGCCAAGTGATGCAAATTCGCGAAAGCGGTAAAAAAATCATTCAGGACAGAACGATTTATGAAGATGCTCATATTTTTGCGCCCAATCTTTATTCGATGGGACTGATGACCAATCGGGATTTCCAGAATTATTCTTCTCTTTTTGAATTGATGGAATCTACGGTTAAAGCGCCCGATTTGTTAATCTATTTAAGAAGCTCTATCCCAAATCTTGTGGGACAAATTCACAAGCGTGGTCGAGAATACGAATCTACTATTTCCATTGATTATCTAAGCCGTTTAAATGAGCGCTACGAAGCATGGATCCATACTTACGACAGAGGAAAATTGCTTATTATTGATGTAGACAACATCAATTTTGTTGATAAACCCGAAGACTTAGGAAACATCATCAGCAGAATAGACGCAGAGATAAACGGATTATTTTAA
- a CDS encoding O-acetylhomoserine aminocarboxypropyltransferase/cysteine synthase family protein, with protein sequence MSTQNFATKALHAGHDVTQHAGTRAVPIYQTSSYVFNNSEHAANLFGLAEAGYIYTRLNNPTNDILEQRLAALEGGIGAVVTASGTAAITTALLVLLKTGDHIVASNSLYGGTYNLLSVTLPRLGITTTFVDPSDPANFTKAAQENTKVFFAESLGNPKLDVLDLKAISKEAKASKVPFIVDNTVASPYLLNPIEHGANIVIHSLTKYIAGNGTSLGGAIIDAGTFDWSSGRFPEFTEPNAGYHGLVYHEALGAAAFIARVRIEGLRDYGAALSPFNAFQIIQGLETLPLRVHKHSENGLALAQWLENQEAVAWVNYPGLKSSKYHDLAKAYLPKGQNGLLTFGLKGGFEAAKKVADETKLFSLLANIGDTKSLIIHPASTTHQQLSAEQQVASGVSHDLIRLSVGLEDIEDLKADLKAVFESL encoded by the coding sequence ATGAGCACACAAAATTTTGCAACCAAAGCTTTACATGCAGGGCATGATGTTACACAACACGCAGGAACTAGGGCAGTACCTATATATCAGACATCTTCTTATGTATTTAATAATTCAGAGCACGCAGCTAATTTATTTGGCCTAGCTGAGGCAGGTTATATTTATACCAGATTAAATAATCCAACCAATGATATTCTGGAGCAGCGACTGGCAGCTTTAGAAGGAGGAATTGGAGCCGTGGTTACTGCATCAGGAACAGCGGCTATCACAACGGCTTTGCTTGTTTTGCTTAAGACGGGAGACCATATTGTAGCCTCTAATAGCTTGTATGGTGGAACGTACAATTTGCTAAGCGTTACTTTACCTCGACTTGGGATCACAACCACTTTTGTAGATCCTTCAGACCCTGCAAATTTTACTAAGGCAGCCCAAGAAAACACAAAGGTGTTTTTTGCGGAATCTTTAGGAAATCCTAAGTTAGATGTTTTGGATTTGAAAGCGATTTCTAAAGAGGCGAAAGCATCGAAAGTACCTTTTATTGTAGATAACACTGTTGCATCGCCTTATTTATTAAATCCGATTGAACATGGTGCTAATATTGTGATTCACTCTTTGACAAAATATATCGCCGGAAACGGAACTTCATTAGGAGGAGCTATTATAGATGCAGGAACTTTTGATTGGAGCAGTGGTCGTTTTCCTGAATTTACCGAGCCTAATGCGGGTTATCATGGTTTGGTTTATCATGAAGCTTTAGGAGCTGCAGCCTTTATCGCCAGAGTGAGAATCGAAGGTTTACGCGATTATGGAGCGGCTTTGAGTCCTTTTAATGCATTTCAAATTATCCAAGGTTTAGAGACTTTGCCGCTTCGTGTTCATAAACACAGCGAAAACGGCTTGGCTTTGGCACAATGGTTAGAAAATCAAGAAGCGGTGGCTTGGGTAAATTATCCGGGATTAAAGTCAAGTAAATATCATGATTTGGCAAAAGCGTATTTACCAAAAGGACAAAATGGCTTATTAACATTTGGTTTAAAAGGCGGTTTTGAAGCTGCTAAGAAAGTGGCCGATGAAACCAAGTTGTTTTCTCTGTTAGCTAATATTGGAGATACAAAGTCTTTAATCATCCACCCTGCCAGTACAACCCACCAACAATTATCAGCAGAGCAGCAAGTTGCTTCTGGCGTTAGTCATGATTTGATTCGCCTTTCAGTAGGTTTGGAAGATATCGAGGATTTAAAAGCAGATTTGAAAGCTGTTTTTGAGAGTTTGTAG
- a CDS encoding DNA-3-methyladenine glycosylase family protein, with product MQEAIEYLLEKESVFSLIIEKYGLPVIPKRPQGFGTLVLLILEQQVSIDSAKAAFLKLKAAAKKVEPEILLNISDEEFRSVGVSRQKTAYIKALALAVVNKEINLESLANKPAQQVREELIRIKGIGNWTIDIYLMFCLEEPDLLPLGDIAIINTIKELLNIHEKEAMAARAVKWSPYRSYATFILWHYYLKKRGRTISY from the coding sequence ATGCAAGAAGCTATAGAATATCTTTTAGAAAAAGAGTCAGTTTTCAGCTTGATAATTGAAAAATATGGCCTGCCCGTAATTCCCAAAAGACCACAAGGTTTTGGGACTTTAGTTTTGCTGATTTTAGAGCAGCAAGTTTCTATTGATTCTGCCAAGGCTGCTTTTTTGAAATTAAAAGCAGCAGCAAAAAAGGTTGAACCGGAGATTCTTTTAAATATATCCGATGAAGAGTTTAGATCCGTTGGCGTAAGCCGACAAAAAACAGCTTATATTAAAGCATTAGCCTTGGCGGTTGTGAATAAGGAAATCAATTTAGAGAGTCTGGCCAATAAGCCTGCTCAACAGGTTCGAGAAGAACTTATCAGGATTAAAGGAATTGGCAACTGGACCATTGATATTTATTTAATGTTTTGCCTTGAGGAGCCGGATTTATTGCCACTGGGAGATATAGCCATAATTAATACCATAAAAGAGCTACTCAATATCCATGAAAAAGAAGCCATGGCAGCACGAGCCGTAAAATGGAGCCCGTATCGTTCGTATGCTACTTTTATTTTATGGCATTATTATTTAAAAAAAAGAGGAAGGACAATTTCATACTAA
- a CDS encoding sodium-translocating pyrophosphatase: MNTMMIYLPIVMAIVGLLFMWVKRTWVLKQDAGDGKMKEISDHIYEGALAFLKAEYRLLAVFVLLASIVLAGITFIEGVKTHLLIVVAFVFGAFFSALAGNMGMKIATKTNVRTTQAARTSLPQALKVSFGGGTVMGLGVAGLAVLGLTSFFIFFFHFFMNGSWTSTEDMTVVLETLAGFSLGAESIALFARVGGGIYTKAADVGADLVGKVEAGIPEDDPRNPATIADNVGDNVGDVAGMGADLFGSYVATVLAAMVLGNYVIKDMGGNIQDAFGGIGPILLPMAIAGFGILFSVIGTMLVKITDENAKEAQVQKALNVGNWVSIILTAIACFFLVQYMLPETMKMEFFGEGSQDISSMRVFYATIVGLVVGGVISSVTEYYTGLGTKPVMAIVQKSSTGAGTNVIAGLATGMISTFPTVLLFAAAIWTSYAFAGFYGVALAASAMMATTAMQLAIDAFGPISDNAGGIAEMSELPKEVRTRTDILDSVGNTTAATGKGFAIASAALTSLALFAAYVTFTGIDGINIFKAPVLAMLFVGGMIPVVFSALAMNSVGKAAMDMVYEVRRQFKEIPGIMEGTGKPEYAKCVDISTKAALREMMLPGILTIGFPIAIVLLGKLVYGENNQLIAEMLGGYMAGVTVSGVLWAVFQNNAGGAWDNAKKSFEAGVMINGEMTYKGSDAHKAAVTGDTVGDPFKDTSGPSMNILIKLTCLIGLVMAPILGNGSHTISDKASCCVSSGTCHSMSKEECIANGCNSKSCKYMNSGNMMTETVSKEVSIEKINTDGKVKATVKTTTNGKSEVQVFEGTEAEVRAKIDGLKN; the protein is encoded by the coding sequence ATGAATACAATGATGATTTATTTGCCAATAGTCATGGCAATTGTAGGGCTTCTTTTTATGTGGGTTAAAAGAACTTGGGTTTTAAAACAAGATGCCGGAGACGGAAAGATGAAAGAGATTTCAGATCACATCTATGAAGGAGCGCTTGCTTTCTTGAAAGCCGAATATAGATTGTTAGCCGTTTTTGTACTTTTAGCGAGTATCGTTTTAGCAGGGATTACATTTATTGAGGGAGTTAAAACACATCTTTTAATAGTAGTAGCTTTTGTTTTTGGTGCTTTTTTCTCGGCTCTTGCCGGAAATATGGGTATGAAGATAGCAACAAAAACTAATGTTAGAACAACTCAAGCCGCCCGTACGAGTTTACCTCAGGCATTAAAAGTCTCTTTTGGTGGTGGAACGGTGATGGGATTGGGTGTTGCAGGTTTGGCTGTTCTGGGTTTAACCTCCTTTTTTATATTCTTTTTTCACTTTTTTATGAACGGAAGCTGGACTTCTACCGAAGACATGACCGTTGTACTGGAAACATTGGCAGGCTTTTCTCTTGGAGCAGAGTCTATCGCCTTATTTGCCCGTGTTGGTGGTGGGATTTATACAAAAGCCGCTGACGTAGGTGCTGATTTAGTGGGTAAAGTCGAAGCGGGTATTCCTGAGGATGATCCTCGTAATCCGGCGACGATTGCGGATAATGTTGGGGATAATGTTGGGGATGTGGCTGGAATGGGAGCGGATTTATTTGGTTCTTATGTAGCTACGGTATTGGCGGCCATGGTTCTTGGGAATTATGTTATTAAAGACATGGGCGGAAATATTCAAGATGCTTTTGGAGGGATAGGTCCTATTTTATTGCCAATGGCTATTGCCGGTTTTGGAATTTTATTTTCTGTTATAGGAACCATGCTTGTGAAAATTACCGATGAAAATGCAAAAGAAGCGCAAGTGCAAAAAGCATTGAATGTAGGGAACTGGGTTTCTATTATATTAACAGCTATTGCTTGTTTTTTCTTAGTGCAATATATGTTACCAGAAACCATGAAAATGGAATTTTTCGGAGAGGGAAGTCAAGACATTTCATCGATGAGGGTTTTTTATGCCACAATTGTTGGTTTAGTTGTGGGTGGCGTGATCTCATCGGTTACGGAATATTATACCGGATTAGGCACAAAACCGGTTATGGCAATTGTTCAAAAATCGAGTACAGGAGCAGGAACTAATGTAATTGCAGGTTTAGCGACCGGAATGATTTCAACTTTTCCAACGGTATTATTGTTCGCTGCAGCAATTTGGACTTCTTATGCCTTTGCAGGATTTTACGGTGTGGCATTAGCGGCTTCGGCAATGATGGCAACAACGGCAATGCAATTAGCAATTGATGCTTTTGGGCCAATATCAGATAATGCAGGAGGAATTGCCGAAATGAGTGAATTGCCAAAAGAAGTGCGTACAAGAACAGATATTTTGGATTCTGTGGGGAATACAACTGCAGCAACCGGAAAAGGATTTGCGATAGCTTCGGCAGCATTGACCTCGTTGGCTTTGTTTGCGGCTTATGTAACTTTTACAGGAATCGACGGAATTAATATTTTTAAAGCACCGGTTCTAGCCATGTTATTTGTAGGCGGAATGATTCCGGTGGTTTTTTCGGCCTTAGCCATGAATTCTGTAGGAAAAGCAGCGATGGATATGGTATATGAAGTGCGTCGTCAGTTTAAAGAAATTCCTGGAATTATGGAAGGAACCGGGAAACCGGAATATGCAAAATGTGTTGACATTTCCACAAAAGCAGCCTTACGAGAAATGATGTTGCCGGGAATTTTAACAATTGGTTTTCCAATTGCGATTGTTCTTTTGGGTAAATTGGTTTACGGAGAAAACAATCAATTAATAGCCGAAATGTTAGGTGGATATATGGCAGGTGTTACTGTTTCGGGAGTGCTTTGGGCGGTGTTTCAAAACAATGCGGGAGGAGCTTGGGATAATGCCAAAAAATCATTTGAAGCAGGTGTAATGATCAACGGCGAAATGACTTATAAAGGATCAGATGCGCATAAGGCTGCCGTAACAGGAGATACTGTTGGTGATCCATTCAAGGATACTTCGGGGCCGTCGATGAATATTTTGATTAAACTGACCTGTTTGATTGGATTGGTTATGGCACCTATCTTAGGAAACGGAAGCCATACTATTTCTGATAAAGCTTCTTGTTGCGTTTCTTCAGGGACATGTCATTCGATGTCTAAAGAAGAATGTATAGCTAATGGATGTAACAGTAAATCGTGCAAATATATGAATTCAGGTAATATGATGACTGAGACTGTTTCTAAAGAAGTTTCTATCGAAAAAATAAATACTGATGGAAAGGTGAAGGCGACAGTCAAAACAACTACCAATGGAAAATCTGAGGTTCAAGTTTTTGAAGGAACGGAAGCTGAGGTTCGGGCCAAAATTGATGGCTTGAAGAATTGA
- a CDS encoding DUF4153 domain-containing protein — MAEFPTLRSILNKAKETLSRFPLESLTAIFGTVFAILLSEEKNDIQENFYVKAIMCCTLGLVLFLSVSLYSSARKIEIWMRFLISLILAGLVSVFIFSFSEKITTIEFLNYFVLNIAIHLLVSFSGFLPRAYNQDAFWEFNKQLFLRILTSGLYSAVLFGGLALAILAVANLFNVNFYNNIYIHLFFIIGGTFNTIFFLSGVPDTNNEKTPLVLNYPKGLKNFTQYVLLPLISIYLVILISYEAKILITFSLPIGWVSNLVLVFAIFGILSFLLVLPIAKNTENLWIRNFNRWFYYLLVPLLGLLFWAILYRIHLYGFTHERYYVLLLSIWLTVVVGYFIIQNQPKIKFIPISMCLAALFSIIGPQSADTISKNSQLSRFESYMQKTEKQKLTYKEEQDLSSIVDFLEDNYSTEILIPYTKDKLSALLKKDKSPNSTQIMKALGLEYRSKYENQSDNKTAFYYTFYNDNDFTIKNIHGYDFSFSISDNSNLECFDCIKIDQTTYTIQSTKREYGLDLQINQDTIPFRIVDFVNNNPAFEKNHSSEKIIQKIESNNYSILLSYRNMSGKREGKTKKIDQFLIDVLVRIKN; from the coding sequence ATGGCTGAATTTCCAACATTGCGAAGTATTTTAAATAAAGCAAAAGAAACACTCTCTCGATTTCCTTTAGAATCATTAACAGCGATTTTTGGAACCGTTTTTGCCATTTTACTCTCAGAAGAGAAAAACGACATCCAAGAAAATTTCTATGTAAAAGCAATCATGTGTTGCACTTTAGGTCTAGTACTTTTCCTCTCGGTTAGTTTGTATTCTTCAGCAAGAAAAATAGAAATCTGGATGCGATTCTTGATCAGTTTGATCCTTGCTGGCTTAGTCAGTGTTTTTATCTTTAGCTTTTCTGAGAAAATAACAACAATTGAGTTTTTGAACTATTTTGTTCTCAATATCGCAATCCATTTACTGGTTTCCTTTTCCGGTTTTCTTCCAAGAGCTTACAATCAAGACGCATTTTGGGAATTCAACAAACAGCTTTTTTTACGCATTTTGACCTCTGGCTTATATAGCGCTGTACTTTTTGGCGGCTTAGCGCTAGCCATCTTGGCTGTTGCCAATCTTTTTAATGTTAATTTTTACAATAACATCTACATCCATTTGTTTTTTATCATTGGCGGTACTTTTAATACAATCTTCTTTTTGTCTGGAGTTCCTGACACTAACAATGAAAAAACACCACTAGTTCTTAATTATCCAAAAGGCCTTAAGAACTTCACCCAATATGTTTTACTGCCACTAATAAGCATCTATTTAGTCATTTTAATTTCTTACGAAGCCAAAATATTAATCACCTTTTCCTTGCCTATAGGCTGGGTCTCTAACTTAGTGTTAGTTTTTGCCATCTTTGGCATTCTCTCTTTTCTATTAGTTCTTCCTATTGCAAAAAACACCGAAAATCTTTGGATACGAAACTTCAACAGATGGTTTTATTATCTGCTGGTTCCATTATTAGGGCTCCTTTTCTGGGCAATATTGTACCGCATACACCTCTATGGATTTACCCATGAACGTTATTATGTATTGCTACTATCCATCTGGCTGACCGTAGTTGTGGGTTATTTTATAATTCAAAACCAACCTAAAATAAAATTCATTCCTATTAGTATGTGCTTAGCGGCATTATTCTCGATAATAGGCCCGCAAAGCGCCGACACGATTTCGAAAAACAGCCAACTCTCGAGGTTTGAGTCCTACATGCAAAAGACCGAAAAGCAAAAACTTACTTATAAAGAAGAGCAAGATTTAAGCAGTATCGTCGATTTTTTAGAAGATAATTATTCAACAGAAATATTGATTCCTTATACAAAAGACAAATTAAGCGCCTTGCTTAAAAAAGACAAATCACCTAATTCTACACAGATTATGAAAGCATTAGGCTTAGAATACCGTTCTAAATATGAAAATCAGTCCGACAATAAAACTGCTTTTTATTACACCTTTTATAACGATAATGACTTCACTATAAAAAACATTCATGGCTATGATTTTTCATTCTCCATTTCTGATAATTCAAATTTAGAATGTTTTGATTGTATAAAAATTGACCAAACAACTTACACAATACAATCTACCAAGAGAGAATACGGACTGGATTTACAAATCAACCAAGACACTATTCCGTTTAGAATTGTAGATTTTGTTAATAACAATCCCGCTTTTGAAAAAAACCATTCAAGTGAAAAAATCATACAAAAAATAGAATCCAACAACTATTCCATTCTACTTAGTTATCGCAATATGAGCGGGAAAAGAGAAGGTAAAACTAAAAAAATAGACCAGTTCCTAATCGATGTATTAGTCCGAATAAAAAACTGA
- the metK gene encoding methionine adenosyltransferase, with the protein MAYLFTSESVSEGHPDKIADQISDALIDNFLAFDPESKVACETLVTTGQVILAGEVKSNTYLDVQQIAREVIKKIGYTKSEYMFEANSCGILSAIHEQSADINQGVDRPNPEEQGAGDQGMMFGYATNETDSYMPLALDLSHKLLQELAILRRENKEITYLRPDAKSQVTLEYSDDNKPTRIDAIVISTQHDDFDEEATMLAKIKKDIIEILIPRIIAKNPKQAHLFNDKIQYHINPTGKFVIGGPHGDTGLTGRKIIVDTYGGKGAHGGGAFSGKDPSKVDRSAAYATRHIAKNLVAAGIADEILVQVSYAIGVAKPMGIFIDTYGTSKVNLTNGEIAKKVEAIFDMRPYFIEQRLKLRNPIYSETAAYGHMGRTPETVTKTFSAPGGLTKTVDVELFTWEKLDFVDQVKTAFGL; encoded by the coding sequence ATGGCCTATTTATTTACGTCAGAATCTGTAAGCGAAGGACATCCAGACAAAATTGCAGATCAAATTTCGGACGCATTAATTGATAACTTTTTAGCATTTGACCCGGAATCAAAAGTGGCTTGTGAGACTCTGGTTACAACTGGACAGGTAATTTTGGCCGGAGAAGTAAAATCAAATACTTACCTAGACGTACAACAAATCGCTCGTGAAGTAATCAAAAAAATTGGTTATACAAAAAGTGAATATATGTTTGAAGCTAATTCTTGTGGAATTCTTTCTGCAATTCACGAGCAATCTGCTGACATAAACCAAGGAGTTGACAGACCTAATCCTGAAGAACAAGGAGCTGGTGACCAAGGAATGATGTTTGGCTATGCAACAAACGAAACGGATAGTTATATGCCCTTGGCACTTGATTTATCTCATAAATTATTACAGGAATTAGCCATTTTAAGACGTGAGAATAAGGAGATTACTTATTTACGTCCAGACGCTAAATCTCAGGTAACTTTAGAATACAGTGACGATAATAAACCAACTCGTATTGACGCGATTGTAATTTCGACACAACACGATGATTTTGACGAAGAAGCTACTATGCTTGCAAAAATCAAAAAAGACATCATCGAAATATTGATTCCAAGAATCATTGCAAAAAATCCTAAACAAGCCCACTTATTTAATGATAAAATCCAATACCACATCAACCCAACGGGGAAATTTGTAATTGGAGGTCCTCACGGAGATACGGGATTAACAGGAAGAAAAATCATTGTGGATACTTACGGTGGAAAAGGCGCTCACGGCGGTGGTGCTTTCTCTGGAAAAGACCCATCTAAAGTGGACAGAAGCGCAGCTTATGCTACACGTCATATCGCTAAAAACTTAGTCGCTGCTGGAATTGCTGATGAAATTTTGGTTCAGGTTTCTTATGCTATTGGTGTTGCAAAACCAATGGGAATCTTCATTGATACTTACGGAACATCAAAAGTAAACTTAACCAATGGTGAAATTGCCAAAAAAGTAGAAGCTATCTTCGATATGCGCCCTTACTTTATCGAGCAACGTTTGAAATTAAGAAACCCTATTTACAGCGAAACGGCTGCTTACGGACACATGGGACGCACGCCAGAAACCGTTACAAAAACATTCTCTGCTCCCGGAGGATTAACAAAAACAGTTGATGTTGAGTTATTCACTTGGGAAAAATTAGATTTTGTTGACCAAGTTAAAACCGCTTTTGGATTGTAA
- a CDS encoding inorganic diphosphatase — protein MTADKLKTFDVLIEIPRGSRNKYEYDFEIKRMRFDRMLFSSMMYPADYGFIPETLALDGDPLDVLVLVNEPTFPGCVMEVKPIGVFHMADDKGPDEKVICVPVSDPIWNKLENLSDMNPHLLKEIEHFFQVYKDLENKTVDVGGWGDRDEAYAILKACTERFDQIENKPEGLFSIK, from the coding sequence ATGACTGCAGACAAATTAAAAACTTTCGATGTATTAATCGAAATCCCAAGAGGGAGTAGAAATAAATACGAATACGATTTTGAAATTAAAAGAATGCGTTTCGATAGAATGTTGTTCTCTTCAATGATGTATCCGGCCGATTATGGTTTTATACCAGAAACTCTTGCATTAGATGGAGACCCTTTGGATGTATTGGTTTTAGTAAATGAGCCTACTTTTCCTGGATGTGTAATGGAAGTAAAGCCTATCGGGGTTTTCCATATGGCAGATGATAAAGGACCAGATGAGAAAGTTATCTGTGTGCCGGTTTCTGATCCAATCTGGAATAAATTGGAAAATCTATCCGATATGAATCCGCATTTATTGAAAGAAATCGAACATTTCTTCCAAGTATATAAGGATCTTGAAAACAAAACTGTCGATGTAGGTGGTTGGGGAGATAGAGACGAAGCCTATGCAATTTTGAAAGCATGTACGGAGCGTTTTGATCAAATAGAAAATAAACCAGAAGGCTTATTTAGCATTAAATAA